The following DNA comes from Terriglobia bacterium.
CGGCCTGACCCGGAGGGAGCTGGAGATTGTGGCTGCGATCGTCTCCGGCTATTCGAACCGTGAGATCGCCAGGAAGTTCACTATCAGCGAAGACACGGTGAAGCATCACGCCACCAACATTTTCGACAAGGTCGGGGTGTGCAACCGCCTGGAACTGGCCCTGTTCGCCATTCATCATGGACTGGTGAAACAAGTATCGAGTGGCAGATGATTTGTAGCACGGAGGTGCTATACCCGTTTGACTCTCGTGCTATTGCGAAATGGTGCGGCTGCGTTTCAAATGAAGTCCTCCATTCAGGATCGATATGAGTGCTGATCGCCAGGGAATCCGGATTCTCGTTGTGGAGCAACACGCCATGTTTCGTGAAGCGCTGCGGAACCTGCTGGATCAGCAGCCGGGCCTTTGCGTCATCGGCGAAGCGGCCGATGGCAGGGAAGCAGTGGAGCAGGTGAACAAGCTCCATCCGGACATTCTGCTGCTGGATCTGATCACATCGTACCTGCCCGGGATGGAGGCCCTGCGCCGGGTTGCCGGGAACTCGCACCGGGTACGCACCATCGTTCTGGCCGACACCTCCGAAAAACATCACGTCGTCGAGGCGCTGAAGCTCGGGGCGCGCGGCGTGGTGCCCAAGCAAACAACCGCGCAACTCCTCGTCAAAGGCATCCGCGCCGTGGCTGCGGGTGAGTATTGGGTGGGGCACGACAGCATGTGTGACGTCATCGAATACCTCCAGACTCCTCCTGCGGCGGAATCCGAGGCGGCGAAAACCAACGGGCGCCATCTGACGGTGCGCGAGGTCGACGTCGTGAATTCGATCGTGGACGGTTACACCAACAAGGATATCGCGCTCAAGTTCCAGATCAGCGAGCAGACCGTGAAGCACCACCTGACGAACATCTTCGAGAAGGTCGGCGTCTCAAACCGCCTGGAACTCGCCCTCCACGCCATGCACCAGGACCTCTAGCCTGAATTCCTCACGAAGTTGCATAGCACGCCGATAAAAGCAGGGAATTGGCCGCTGACGGACGCGGGCAAAAGCTCCTGCACGCCGACAAGATCAAAACTGTCGGCGTTCGGCTGCGTCTGTCGGCGTCCGCCTGCATTTGTCTGCGTTCGTGTTTCAAATTCGGCACCTGCGTGCCACTCCGAGACCCTACTTGCGTGCCATTGCCGCGTGCGATAGTCTGATGATACGGTCCCGTTACCACTGGGAAACTCTGATGCGAGATCGGGAGCAAGCGCTCACTTATGCTCTTCTGAGCGGGTCCGAGGTCATGCCGCAGAACACCACGTCCCAAGCAAGCACACTGAAGCCGAGAGCTCAACGGTTTCCAATTCAAACGCCGTTGCGTTACCGTGAGAGCGGCGCAAGCGACTGGATCGACAGCCGGACCATCAATATCAGCCGGTCGGGTCTTCTGTTTCACGCGCCGGTCGCGCTCGCGCCCAAGACGATGCTCGAGATGCAGATTCTCTTTCCCTCCGAGATCACCGGGGGGAGCCCGGCGAACGTCGTCTGCCTGGGACCGGTTGTGCGCACAGAGCCATCCGCGGTGCCCGACGTTCATCCCTCCCTGGCGGCCGCCATCATGCAGTACCGCTTCAAGCGCAGCTGATTCACGAACAACAAAACCGCAGAGACATGCAGCCCCCGTCAGAAGTGCTTGCTGCGCCCGGACACTCTCACGGGCCGAGTGCTCTATGGGGATTCACCCACCTGAAGTCGCAGGCACAGCCTTGGGCGTTATGCCGGCCGCCGGCGTCCGTCGGCGTTCTTCCGCGTGCTGATCAACAGCCCTTTTCCATGTCCCGTTTCCCTGCACCCCGGCGCTGAGAGCCTAACCGGTTCTGATCAGGAGACTTCCTTCCATGCATCCGAAACCACCGTCGGAAACGCGGACACCGGCGATCCACCGGCAAAGCCGCGGCCGAATCCCGGCAATCGTGCCGGCTCAACGATAATTCTTTTATTCCCATATGCTTTTGCATTTGCGCACCGGAGCATGTCTTCCGGAGCGGGATTTGGCACAGGTGTTGCAAAAGAAAACATGAAGCAAGCACTAAAATAGATGGTACGAAACCATACGGAAGCGGAGGCAAGGCTGAAACAAAATTCCTATGCAGCACAGGCATAAGTAAGAGCGTGACAATTCGCGCTGTTTTCCTGATCGTCCTCTGTCACTCCCGCCCCGCGTGAGCTATGTCTTTCAGCTTGATGCGTCACTCGTAATCTGTCGTTTCGTCATCCGAAATGGCACTTGGGTGCCACCTGCGCCCCCACCCCCGGGCCATGGACACTCTCGCTGCGTCTCGCCTAGCATAGCCCCCATCGAGAAACCAGACCCTTAACCTCAACTTCCGCGGTCCTGACTAACGGAAGAGGCGCAATGTGCCTGAAAAAGGGTTCGCCGCTATCAGAAAGTGTGAGCCTTCTGCTTCTGGAAGCAGCTGCCCCAGGTGCCTGCGATCATCCTCCCGCGGAAAAGGCGGTTGCCTGCAACGATTGAAATCCTTGCAGGCCCGCCGGGGTCTGTGACCTGTCTCGTGCAACATTGGGCCATGAACCAGTCCGCTGGGAGTTCATGCCGACAAAGGTTTTAGCGGATCTCAACGGCAATCCCACCCCTGTGACTGACAGAGCGTGAGCTTTACCCAACCCAGATCCTTCATGAAGCCGGATGGCAAGCAGAAAGAAGCAGGGAATTGGCCGCCGACGGACGCGGTCAGCGCAGCGCTGACCGCTGCGGGGCGGCAAAAGCTCCTGCACGCTGACAAGACCAAAACTGTCGGCGCCCGGCGGCGTTTTTCCGCGTCCCAAAATCAATTGTCATTTTTCAGGTGATTACGATGAGAGAAATAATCAGCCGCCGGTTATGCAAATCCCTATTCTTCCTCGGCGTCCTTCTGGCCTTGCCTGTGGCGGTCGCGAAGCAGGACGCTCGCAAGCAGCAGGTCGACGCCGCAGCGCCTGCGAATAACCGTCCGGAGCCCCTGTACGTGATCCAGCCCAACGATGTTCTGGAGATCTTCGTCTGGAAAGAGCCGGAATTGACGCGCAAGGTCCTGGTCAGGCCCGACGGGCGGATTTCTTTCCCGCTCGTTCAGGACATGCAGGCCGCCGGCATCAGCCCGGGCGAGTTGAAAGACAAGATCGAGGGCAAGCTGAAGGAGTATCTGAACGCCCCCGCCGTCACCATCATCGTCGAAGCGATCCGGAGTTACGTAGTCTATGTCGTGGGCAAGGTGCAGAAACCGGGTGCCGTGGTCCTGGAAAAACAGGTGACGGTTTTGCAGGCCCTCGCCCTGGCCGGCGGCTTTCAGGATTTTGCCAAAGACTCGGAGATCACGGTCATCAGGAACCTGGGGAAAGAAAACGTCGTCTTCGAGTTCAACTACCGGGACGTGATCAAAGGCAGGCAGCCGGAACAGAACATCCTGCTGCGATCGGGCGATGTCGTAGTCGTCCCTTAGTGCGTGCTGAACCCACGGCCTCTGCCCGTGCGACCCTGGCAAGCTCAGCCATTCCAGCGAGCCGTGGATTACTACTAGCCCCGCAGGCCAGGCTTGTGATCATCCACAGCATGTCTCACGTTCCGTCGATCCGTGGATTGCTACTAGCCCCGCAGGCCAGGCTTGTGATCATCCACAGCATGTCTCACGTTCCGTCGATCTGTGGATTGCTACTAGCCCCGCAGGACAGGCTCGTGATCATCCACAGCATGTCTCGCGTTCCAGCGAGCCGTAGATTGCTACTAGCCCCGCAGGCCAGGCTTGTGGTCATCCACAGCATGTCTCGCGTTCCAGCGAGCCGTGGATTGCCACTAGCCCCGCAGGCCAGGCTCGTGATCATCCACAGCATGTCTCGCGTTCCAGCGAGCCGTGGATTGCCACTAGCCCCGCAGGCCAGGCTTGCGATCATCCACAGCGTGTCTCACGTTCCAGCGAGCCGTAGATTGCTACTAGCCCCGCAGGCCAGGCTTGTGATCATCCACAGCATGTCTCACGTTCCGACGAGCCGTGGATTGCCACTAGCCCCGCAGGCCAGGCTTGTGATCATCCACAGCATGTCTCGCGTTCCAGCGAGCCGTGGATTGCCACTAGCCCCGCAGGGGCGTCCGCAGTTTACAGCCCAGGCCGCAAGGCCTGGGATTGGACCGGAGCCCAAGGATGAGCCCTGACAGGGCGACACAGAAAAGGCGGGTGGGCTGCATCGCCCCTTTAGGGCTCCTTGTTGCGATCGCCTGGACCCAGGGCTTGCGCCCTGGGCTATTGGCTGCGGTCGCCCCTGCGGGGCTCGGGGAAGGTGCGCGGAACTGATGAGAAGATGATTGGGCGGGGATGCGAAGAATTTCAATCGGATCGGCCCCAACAGTGCGTTCTGATAGGTGGCTTGCGCCGCTTTGCCGAGCAAGCCAAAGATACGCCTTCCAGGCGTAGTCGCTTATAAAAAAAACGGGGAGTTCGCTGAGAACGCGGAGAAGACCGGTGAAATCGGCTTTGGTCGTTTGTCATCTGATGCTCTGGGTCGCTTTGGCTGCCATGTGCGAGGCGGGCTTGGCGCAGCTACAAAAAAAACGCGGAGTTCGCTGAGAACGCGGAGAAGACCGGTGAAATCGGCTTTGGTCATTCGTCATCTGATGTTCTGGGCCGCTTTGGCTGCCATGTGCCAGGCGGGCGTGGCTCAGCTACAAAAACAATGCGGAGTTCGCTGAGAATGCGGAGAAGACCGGTGAAATCGGCTTTGGTCATTCGTCATCTGATGCTCTGGGTCGCTTTGGCTGCCATGTGCCAGACGGGCCTGGCTCAGCGCAAGAACGTGCTCGGCACTCAGGTTGACTTTTTTGGCGGCGCGATGGAACAGCAGGGCGGAGCCGGCTTCAACTTTGCCACTCTCCAGAAGCGCATAATCCCGATTTTCGGAGTGTCTCCCGCGCTCAGGATAAGTTCCCAGGGTGCGAATTCGCAGCTGGATCTCACTTATGCTTTCATGTGGTTGCGGTCGAATAACCAATCGTCCCTGAACGTAATTCTCCATAATGCCGACATGAATTTCACGGCCCGGCTCAGCAGGAGTGCGCGTTTGCGGCTTGCGGAGAGGGCAAGCTCCTCCAACTTTTCCGCCTTCAATGTCTCCAGCGGCGCCGGTCTCAGTTCCGCGGACTTCCGCTATGCTTACGAACCGGCCCTGGCCAGGCGAGACAGCATCAGCAGCAATGCGAACGCCGGTCTCGATCTGGATGTAGGCCCCGCATCGTACCTGACCTTCGCCGCTTCCTCGTCCTACCTCCGTTACGGGAACATCGCGTCATTCGGCGGCCGGCTTTCGAACCAACTCAGATTCGAAGGGAACCTCGCCTACTCGCGCAAGCTGAGCGGCCACCATACCTGGCATGTCAAATACACGATTGCGCAAAACCGCTTCACGAATTACGGAAATGCCCGCACTCACAGTGCGGAGATGGGCCTTTCTCTCACTCTTAGTCCAACCGCGACTCTTGCGCTCGAAGCCGGCCCCACCTTAACTCAGAGCCGGGCATCAAACCGGGATTCCTTAGGCTACCGCGCATCGGCGAGCTTTTCGAAAATCATCAACGCCAACCGGCTGTCGCTGCACGCCTCGCACAGTTCGGGCGACAGCACCGGCATGGGTTCAGTCTCGGACATCGACAATGCGGGTCTCGCCTTTTCCCGCATCTTCGGAAAAAGGACGATGATCGACGCAAATCTTTCGGCATTCCGGGG
Coding sequences within:
- a CDS encoding response regulator transcription factor, which codes for MSADRQGIRILVVEQHAMFREALRNLLDQQPGLCVIGEAADGREAVEQVNKLHPDILLLDLITSYLPGMEALRRVAGNSHRVRTIVLADTSEKHHVVEALKLGARGVVPKQTTAQLLVKGIRAVAAGEYWVGHDSMCDVIEYLQTPPAAESEAAKTNGRHLTVREVDVVNSIVDGYTNKDIALKFQISEQTVKHHLTNIFEKVGVSNRLELALHAMHQDL
- a CDS encoding PilZ domain-containing protein encodes the protein MRDREQALTYALLSGSEVMPQNTTSQASTLKPRAQRFPIQTPLRYRESGASDWIDSRTINISRSGLLFHAPVALAPKTMLEMQILFPSEITGGSPANVVCLGPVVRTEPSAVPDVHPSLAAAIMQYRFKRS
- a CDS encoding polysaccharide biosynthesis/export family protein, translating into MREIISRRLCKSLFFLGVLLALPVAVAKQDARKQQVDAAAPANNRPEPLYVIQPNDVLEIFVWKEPELTRKVLVRPDGRISFPLVQDMQAAGISPGELKDKIEGKLKEYLNAPAVTIIVEAIRSYVVYVVGKVQKPGAVVLEKQVTVLQALALAGGFQDFAKDSEITVIRNLGKENVVFEFNYRDVIKGRQPEQNILLRSGDVVVVP